In one window of Bradyrhizobium sp. AZCC 1721 DNA:
- a CDS encoding ABC transporter substrate-binding protein codes for MRSGVLRLIAGTAVAIALASPANAQKKYDTGASDTEIKIGQTVPFSGPASAYAGIGKTQAAYFRMINEKGGINGRKINLIQYDDAYSPPKAVEQVRKLVESDEVLFTFQIIGTPSNAAVQKYLNAKKVPQLLAATGASKFTDPKNFPWTMGYNPNYQSEGRIYAKYILQNHPNAKIGILYQNDDLGRDYVTGLKEGLGSKAASMIVAEVSYELTDPTIDSQIVKLKAAGADLLYDASTPKFAAQAIKKVADLGWKPVHILDINASPVSATLKPAGLDISKDIISTNYGKDPGDPQWKDDPGIQAYFAFMDKYYPEGDKLNTVNVYGYGTAELLVKILQQCGDNLTRENIMKQAANLKNVTGSLSLPGMVTNTSPTDYRINKQMQMMKFNGERWELFGPIIEDTGPSG; via the coding sequence ATGAGAAGTGGCGTTCTTCGTCTGATCGCAGGCACGGCGGTTGCGATCGCGCTGGCCTCACCTGCCAACGCGCAGAAGAAATACGATACCGGCGCGAGCGATACCGAGATCAAGATCGGCCAGACCGTTCCGTTCTCGGGCCCGGCCTCGGCCTATGCCGGCATCGGCAAGACGCAGGCCGCCTATTTCAGGATGATCAACGAAAAAGGCGGCATCAACGGCCGCAAGATCAACCTGATCCAGTATGACGACGCCTACTCGCCGCCGAAAGCCGTCGAGCAGGTGCGCAAGCTGGTCGAGAGCGACGAGGTGCTGTTCACCTTCCAGATCATCGGCACGCCCTCGAACGCCGCCGTGCAGAAATATCTCAACGCCAAAAAAGTGCCGCAGCTCCTCGCCGCGACCGGCGCCTCGAAATTCACCGACCCCAAGAACTTTCCCTGGACGATGGGATACAATCCCAATTACCAGTCGGAAGGGCGCATCTACGCCAAATACATTCTACAAAATCATCCCAACGCCAAGATCGGCATTCTGTATCAGAACGACGATCTCGGCCGCGACTACGTCACGGGCCTGAAAGAAGGGCTCGGCTCCAAGGCCGCGTCGATGATCGTCGCCGAAGTCTCCTACGAGCTGACCGATCCGACCATCGACTCGCAGATCGTCAAGCTGAAGGCCGCCGGCGCCGACCTGCTCTACGACGCCTCGACGCCGAAATTTGCGGCGCAAGCGATCAAGAAGGTCGCCGACCTCGGCTGGAAGCCGGTCCATATCCTCGACATCAATGCGAGCCCGGTTTCGGCGACGCTGAAGCCGGCGGGTCTCGACATCTCCAAGGACATCATCTCGACCAACTACGGCAAGGATCCGGGCGATCCGCAGTGGAAAGACGATCCCGGCATCCAGGCCTATTTCGCCTTCATGGACAAATATTACCCGGAGGGCGACAAGCTCAATACCGTCAACGTCTACGGTTATGGGACCGCGGAATTGCTGGTGAAGATCCTGCAGCAATGCGGCGACAACCTCACGCGCGAAAACATCATGAAGCAGGCCGCCAATCTGAAGAACGTCACCGGCAGCCTGTCGCTACCCGGCATGGTCACCAACACCTCGCCGACCGACTACCGCATCAATAAGCAGATGCAGATGATGAAGTTCAACGGCGAGCGCTGGGAACTGTTCGGCCCGATCATCGAGGATACCGGACCGAGCGGTTAG
- a CDS encoding PAS domain-containing sensor histidine kinase encodes MSVLMVRKPTIKSGSSAEQWLLGSMALALGAVAGIWLLLGPVPMAAPHFIAFVLLIASLAASLVMMGLVGRTRRQVEAVLEGRLSAEARAIEALRHSEAQWREVFEHNPVMYFMVDATGTVLSVNTFGAAQLGYSVSELLGKSVLKVFPAEEQPAAQSNVAICLENIGETHSWEICKVRKDGSTLWVRENAKAVRRLDGRLIVLIACEDITERKQAENALRQSEMYLAEAQRLSHTGSFGLRVASGEIIWSEETFRIFGFRKAPSVKLATVIQRIHPDDRGRVQRTIDRASSEGKGFAHSYRLLMPDGSIKHVHATAHVVKDASGSIEFVGAVTDITARKRAEMELHEAQATLAHVTRVTALGELAASIAHEVNQPLAAVVTNAAACRRWLDREPPDLKEARGTVEAIIKDGNRAGEVIQRVRALVSKATDQKAALHINDVINEVTSLVQHELLIHQVSLRLELSPDLPLVIADRVQLQQVILNLVINGIEAMQPVTDRPRELVIRTGQDEDGQIVVTVKDCGVGLAAENAGRLFDAFFTTKSSGMGMGLSICRSIIGAHGGRLSASGNAGPGATFQFTLPLTQEDAA; translated from the coding sequence GTGTCAGTGCTGATGGTGCGTAAGCCGACGATAAAGTCCGGGAGCTCGGCCGAGCAATGGCTGCTCGGCAGCATGGCGCTGGCGTTGGGAGCGGTGGCCGGAATCTGGCTGCTGCTCGGCCCAGTACCGATGGCCGCGCCTCATTTCATTGCGTTCGTGCTGCTGATTGCTTCGCTTGCCGCCTCATTGGTCATGATGGGCCTGGTGGGGCGTACCCGACGGCAGGTGGAAGCCGTGCTTGAGGGCCGACTGAGCGCCGAAGCGCGCGCGATCGAGGCGCTGCGCCACAGCGAGGCGCAATGGAGGGAGGTGTTCGAGCATAACCCGGTGATGTACTTCATGGTCGATGCGACGGGGACCGTACTGTCCGTCAATACATTCGGCGCCGCACAACTTGGCTACTCCGTCAGCGAATTGCTCGGGAAATCCGTGCTGAAAGTCTTTCCGGCCGAAGAGCAACCCGCCGCCCAGAGCAACGTCGCCATATGCCTGGAGAATATCGGCGAGACCCACAGTTGGGAGATATGCAAGGTTCGCAAGGACGGCTCAACCCTCTGGGTTCGGGAGAACGCCAAGGCCGTGCGGCGGCTGGACGGCCGATTAATCGTCCTGATCGCGTGCGAGGACATCACGGAGCGCAAGCAGGCTGAAAATGCGCTGCGGCAGAGCGAAATGTATTTGGCCGAAGCCCAGCGATTGAGCCACACCGGCAGCTTCGGCTTGCGCGTCGCCAGCGGCGAAATCATCTGGTCGGAAGAGACGTTCAGAATATTTGGCTTCAGAAAGGCCCCCTCCGTCAAGCTCGCCACCGTCATTCAACGCATTCATCCGGACGATCGCGGACGCGTGCAACGGACCATCGACCGCGCGTCCAGCGAGGGCAAAGGCTTCGCGCATAGCTATCGATTGCTGATGCCCGATGGATCGATCAAGCATGTCCACGCCACCGCGCATGTGGTGAAGGATGCATCTGGCAGCATCGAATTCGTTGGGGCGGTAACCGATATCACGGCGCGCAAGCGAGCCGAGATGGAATTGCATGAAGCGCAGGCGACGCTTGCGCATGTCACGCGCGTGACTGCGCTTGGCGAACTTGCCGCCTCGATCGCCCACGAGGTGAACCAGCCGCTCGCTGCCGTGGTCACCAATGCCGCCGCATGCCGGCGCTGGCTCGACCGCGAGCCTCCCGACCTGAAGGAAGCGCGCGGGACCGTGGAGGCGATCATCAAGGACGGCAATCGTGCCGGCGAAGTGATCCAGCGCGTCCGCGCGCTCGTGAGCAAGGCGACCGATCAGAAGGCAGCGCTTCACATTAACGATGTCATCAACGAGGTCACCAGCCTGGTGCAGCATGAACTGCTCATCCACCAGGTATCGCTGCGGCTGGAGCTCTCCCCCGACCTGCCGCTGGTCATCGCCGATCGGGTCCAGTTGCAGCAGGTCATTCTCAACCTGGTCATCAACGGCATCGAGGCGATGCAGCCGGTCACGGACCGGCCGCGGGAACTGGTGATCCGGACAGGCCAGGACGAAGACGGGCAGATCGTGGTGACGGTGAAGGATTGCGGCGTTGGCCTCGCAGCCGAGAACGCTGGCCGGCTGTTCGACGCCTTCTTCACCACCAAATCCAGCGGCATGGGAATGGGCCTGTCGATCTGCCGCTCCATCATCGGCGCTCATGGTGGGCGGCTGTCCGCGTCCGGAAATGCCGGCCCTGGCGCGACATTCCAGTTCACCTTGCCGTTAACTCAGGAGGATGCAGCGTGA
- a CDS encoding OsmC family protein, translating to MDAAELRAMQAPIKERYKSDPSAAVITLKAKGSIDQEGIACKVETGRALAVAGLHPATGGSGLELCSGDMLLEALVACAGVTLKSVATATDIPLKTGNVIAEGDLDFRGTLGVDKEAPVGFEEIRLRFEVATDAPQDKLDLLLKLTERYCVVYQTIKNGPKVSVSMKRV from the coding sequence ATGGACGCCGCCGAACTCCGAGCGATGCAGGCCCCGATCAAGGAACGCTACAAGTCCGATCCCTCGGCCGCGGTCATTACCCTCAAAGCCAAAGGCTCGATCGACCAAGAAGGCATCGCCTGCAAGGTCGAGACCGGCCGCGCGCTGGCAGTTGCGGGGCTGCACCCCGCCACCGGCGGCTCCGGCCTGGAACTCTGCTCCGGCGACATGCTGCTCGAAGCCCTGGTCGCTTGTGCCGGCGTGACGCTGAAGTCGGTTGCCACCGCCACCGATATTCCCCTGAAGACCGGCAACGTCATCGCCGAAGGCGACCTGGATTTCCGCGGCACGCTCGGCGTCGACAAGGAGGCCCCGGTCGGCTTCGAGGAGATCCGCCTGCGCTTCGAGGTCGCAACCGACGCACCGCAGGACAAGCTCGATCTGCTGCTCAAGCTGACGGAGCGCTATTGCGTGGTCTACCAGACCATCAAGAACGGCCCGAAAGTCTCGGTGTCGATGAAGCGGGTGTGA
- a CDS encoding response regulator transcription factor: protein MSNRAISIIDDDGSVRAATHNLVRSLGYVVHSFASAEEFLQSPHLNDTSCVITDVRMPAMSGLELQAHLLATGHRFPFIFVTAFSVESDRARAMKAGATCFLSKPCDGEALIKCLEAALAPNGAAATK, encoded by the coding sequence TTGTCCAATCGGGCCATATCAATCATCGACGACGACGGGTCGGTTCGCGCCGCGACCCATAATCTCGTCAGGTCGCTTGGTTACGTCGTCCATTCATTTGCATCGGCCGAGGAGTTCCTGCAATCGCCGCATCTGAATGACACTTCGTGCGTGATAACGGATGTCAGAATGCCCGCCATGAGCGGGCTGGAGCTGCAAGCTCATCTACTCGCCACCGGCCATCGCTTTCCCTTCATATTCGTCACGGCCTTTTCGGTCGAAAGCGACCGCGCCCGGGCCATGAAGGCGGGAGCGACCTGCTTCTTGAGCAAGCCGTGCGATGGGGAAGCGCTGATCAAGTGCCTCGAAGCCGCGCTGGCGCCAAATGGCGCGGCGGCAACCAAATGA
- a CDS encoding [protein-PII] uridylyltransferase: protein MDSIVTEDRAGADDRFDTARITAAVDALADKHAGREDVFRSALAQLLKAEMIAARATAQAVLLKDRHGRRCAERLCFMQDEIIRILYAAATRHLYRSHVPSGAERMAVVATGGYGRGLMAPESDIDLLFILPYKQTAWGEQVAEAILYCLWDMGLKVGHATRSVDECIRQARGDMTIRTAILETRFLTGDRPLYDELVARFDKDVVQGTAAEFVTAKLAEREERHRRAGQSRYLVEPNVKDGKGGLRDLHTLFWIAKYVYRVRETGELVERGVFDAQEYRTFRRCADFLWSVRCNLHFVSGRAEERLSFDMQREIAVRLGYTSHPGMQDVERFMKHYFLVAKDVGDLTAILCAKLEEEQAKPAPVLSRMVARLRPAPKRRRVPDSDDFIIDNNRINLAAPDVFKHDPVNLIRIFHLAQKNNLAFHPDAMRTVTRSLKLVNSQLRENPEANRLFMEILTSNDAETVLRRMNETGVLGHFIRAFGKIVSMMQFNMYHHYTVDEHLIRCIGFLQEIERGGNDEFTVASDLFRKIQPEHRAVIYVATLLHDVAKGRPEDHSIAGARVARRLCPRLGFNTADTELVAWLIEEHLTMSTVAQSRDLSDRKTIENFAAVVQSVEQMKLLTILTTADIRGVGPGVWNGWKAQLLRTLYYETEPVLTGGFSEVNRAQRIAVAQAEFRAAFTEWPEEELNAYIARHYPAYWLKVDLQRKIRQARFIRASEQAGHQLAINVGFDEARGVTELTILATDHPWLLSIIAGACASAGANIVDAQIYTTTDGRALDTIAISREYDRDEDEGRRATRIGEMIEHVLEGKLRLPEVVARKAANRGKVRAFAVEPEVIINNQWSDRYTVIEVSGLDRPGLLYQLTTAISKLNLNIASAHVATFGERARDVFYVTDLLGAQINAPTRQAAIKSALLHLLSAEDNVAKPAA from the coding sequence ATGGACAGCATCGTGACAGAGGACCGCGCCGGGGCGGATGACCGTTTCGATACCGCGCGGATCACCGCAGCGGTCGATGCGCTGGCCGACAAACATGCCGGCCGCGAGGACGTGTTCCGCTCGGCGCTGGCGCAATTGCTCAAGGCCGAGATGATCGCGGCGCGCGCCACCGCGCAGGCCGTCCTCTTGAAGGATCGCCATGGCCGCCGCTGCGCGGAGCGGCTCTGCTTCATGCAGGACGAAATCATCCGCATCCTATATGCGGCCGCGACGCGCCATCTCTATCGCTCGCACGTGCCGTCCGGCGCCGAGCGCATGGCTGTCGTCGCCACCGGCGGCTACGGCCGCGGCCTGATGGCGCCGGAATCCGACATCGATCTGTTGTTCATCCTGCCCTACAAGCAGACCGCCTGGGGCGAGCAGGTCGCCGAAGCCATTCTCTATTGCCTGTGGGACATGGGATTGAAGGTCGGCCACGCCACGCGCTCGGTCGATGAGTGTATCCGCCAGGCGCGCGGCGACATGACGATCCGCACCGCGATCCTGGAGACGCGGTTCTTGACCGGCGACCGGCCGCTCTATGACGAACTCGTCGCCCGGTTCGACAAGGACGTCGTGCAGGGCACGGCTGCCGAATTCGTCACCGCCAAACTCGCCGAGCGCGAGGAGCGACACCGCCGCGCCGGGCAATCGCGCTATCTGGTCGAGCCCAACGTCAAGGACGGCAAGGGCGGCTTGCGCGACCTGCACACGCTGTTCTGGATCGCCAAATACGTCTACCGCGTGCGCGAGACCGGGGAGTTGGTCGAGCGCGGCGTGTTCGACGCGCAGGAATACCGCACCTTCCGCCGCTGCGCCGATTTCCTGTGGTCGGTGCGCTGCAATCTGCATTTCGTCTCGGGGCGCGCCGAGGAGCGGCTGTCGTTCGACATGCAGCGCGAGATCGCAGTCCGCCTCGGTTACACCTCGCACCCCGGCATGCAGGATGTCGAGCGCTTCATGAAGCACTACTTCCTGGTGGCGAAGGACGTCGGCGACCTCACGGCGATCCTGTGCGCCAAGCTGGAAGAGGAGCAGGCCAAGCCCGCGCCGGTCCTGAGCCGGATGGTGGCGCGGCTGCGGCCGGCCCCCAAGCGGCGGCGGGTGCCCGACAGCGACGACTTCATCATCGACAACAACCGCATCAATCTCGCCGCGCCCGACGTCTTCAAGCACGACCCGGTCAACCTGATCCGCATCTTCCATCTGGCGCAGAAGAACAACCTCGCCTTCCATCCCGACGCAATGCGGACGGTGACGCGCTCGCTGAAACTGGTGAACAGCCAGCTCCGCGAAAATCCGGAAGCCAACCGGCTGTTCATGGAGATCCTGACGTCGAACGACGCCGAGACCGTGCTGCGGCGGATGAACGAGACCGGCGTGCTCGGTCACTTCATCCGCGCCTTCGGCAAGATCGTGTCGATGATGCAGTTCAACATGTACCACCATTATACGGTGGACGAGCATCTGATCCGCTGCATCGGCTTCCTGCAGGAGATCGAGCGCGGCGGCAATGACGAGTTCACGGTCGCCAGCGACCTGTTCCGCAAGATCCAGCCCGAGCATCGCGCGGTGATCTATGTCGCGACCCTGCTGCACGACGTCGCCAAGGGCCGCCCGGAGGATCATTCGATCGCGGGCGCCAGGGTGGCGCGGCGACTGTGCCCGCGGCTCGGCTTCAACACCGCCGACACCGAGCTGGTGGCCTGGCTGATCGAAGAGCATCTGACAATGTCGACGGTGGCGCAGTCGCGCGACCTCTCCGACCGCAAGACGATCGAGAATTTTGCCGCCGTCGTGCAATCCGTCGAACAGATGAAGCTTCTGACCATCCTGACCACCGCCGACATCCGGGGCGTCGGCCCCGGGGTGTGGAACGGCTGGAAGGCGCAGTTGCTGCGCACGCTTTATTACGAAACCGAGCCGGTCCTGACCGGCGGCTTCTCGGAAGTGAACCGCGCCCAGCGCATCGCGGTGGCGCAGGCCGAATTCCGCGCCGCCTTCACCGAATGGCCGGAGGAGGAGCTCAATGCCTACATTGCGCGGCATTATCCCGCCTACTGGCTCAAGGTCGATCTGCAGCGAAAAATCCGCCAGGCGCGCTTTATCCGCGCCAGCGAACAGGCCGGGCACCAACTCGCGATCAATGTCGGCTTCGACGAGGCGCGCGGCGTCACCGAATTGACGATACTGGCCACCGACCATCCGTGGCTGCTGTCGATCATTGCGGGTGCCTGCGCGTCTGCCGGCGCCAACATCGTGGACGCGCAGATCTATACGACGACCGACGGCCGCGCGCTCGACACCATCGCGATATCAAGGGAATACGACCGAGACGAGGACGAGGGACGGCGAGCGACCCGGATCGGCGAGATGATCGAGCACGTGCTCGAAGGCAAATTGCGGTTGCCCGAAGTGGTGGCACGCAAGGCCGCCAACCGCGGCAAGGTGCGTGCATTCGCGGTCGAGCCCGAGGTCATCATCAACAACCAGTGGTCGGATCGCTACACCGTGATCGAGGTCTCCGGCCTCGATCGCCCGGGCCTGCTGTATCAGCTCACCACCGCGATCTCGAAGCTCAACCTCAACATCGCCTCCGCCCATGTCGCGACCTTCGGCGAACGCGCCCGCGACGTGTTCTACGTCACCGATTTGCTCGGCGCCCAGATCAACGCGCCGACCCGGCAGGCCGCGATCAAGAGCGCGCTGCTTCATCTGCTCTCTGCCGAAGACAACGTCGCCAAGCCGGCGGCGTGA
- a CDS encoding response regulator transcription factor: MNARPASPSSLASVEEPVVFVIDDDASVRESLSNLFRSVGLRVEVFGSAHEFLQYKLPNAPSCLILDIRLPRLSGLDFQAELAKADIHIPIIFMTGHGDIPMTVRAMKAGAVDFLTKPFRDQDMLDAVTAAIERDRNSRGEAMVLSELQALFATLTPRERQVMALVTSGLMNKQIAAEIGLAEITVKIHRGHIMRKMGAKSLPDLVRMAELLGTGPASGRSQT; the protein is encoded by the coding sequence GTGAACGCGCGGCCGGCATCGCCTTCCAGCCTCGCAAGCGTCGAGGAACCGGTCGTGTTCGTCATCGACGACGACGCATCGGTACGTGAGTCACTGAGCAATCTCTTTCGCTCCGTGGGATTGCGCGTCGAGGTGTTCGGTTCGGCTCACGAGTTTCTGCAGTACAAGCTTCCGAATGCCCCCAGTTGCCTGATTCTTGACATCAGGCTGCCCCGGCTGAGCGGCCTCGACTTTCAGGCCGAACTGGCCAAGGCCGACATTCACATTCCGATCATCTTCATGACCGGTCATGGCGATATTCCGATGACGGTTCGCGCAATGAAGGCCGGCGCCGTCGATTTTCTGACCAAGCCATTCCGCGATCAGGACATGCTGGATGCCGTAACCGCGGCAATCGAGCGCGACCGCAACAGCCGCGGCGAAGCGATGGTTCTCTCGGAGCTGCAAGCGCTTTTCGCGACACTAACTCCCCGCGAGCGGCAGGTGATGGCGCTGGTGACGTCGGGGCTCATGAACAAGCAGATCGCAGCCGAAATCGGCCTGGCGGAGATCACCGTGAAGATACATCGCGGGCATATCATGCGGAAAATGGGAGCGAAGTCGCTGCCCGATCTGGTACGGATGGCCGAGCTACTCGGGACCGGGCCTGCATCCGGCCGGTCGCAAACCTAA